From a single Xanthomonas hyacinthi genomic region:
- the traI gene encoding TraI/MobA(P) family conjugative relaxase, translating to MIAKHVSMKTVQKSDFAGLVKYITDEQAKNERVGYVAVTNCHTDRPEVAITEVLNTQAQNTRSGADKTYHLIVSFRPGEQPDDATLKAIEARICEGLGFGEHQRVSAVHHDTDNLHIHIAINKIHPTRYTILEPFNAYHTLGQLCEKLEREYGLERDNHQGNKLVSEGRAQDMERHAGVESLQGWVKRECAADMQAAQSWEALHQVMRDNGLELRERGNGFVIQAADGLAVKASSIGREFSKAKLEERLGTFEPSAEHVERAAQKPRKQYDKKPVRSRVNTVELHAKYKADQLNISGSRTAEWEKARAKKDRLIEAAKRSGRLKRSTIKLISGAGVGKKLMYSATSKTMKAEIEKINKQYLKERQEIHEKYQRRAWADWLRAKAAEGDQEALGALRARDAAQGLKGNTVAGTGPLRPQAAAAEQDSVTKKGTIIYRVGPTAVRDDGDRLKVSRGADQDGMQAALRMAVDRYGDRISVGGTPAFKEQIAQAAAASKLPITFDDDALERRRQELLTQTTTKENDHDRTDRGRAAGGGISGSGPATAAIPGAARAGQPRADAAAAGRASKPNVGRVGRKPPPQSQNRLRRLSQLGVVQLASGSEVLLPRHVPGDVEQQGAKPVDGLRRDIFGPGRLSPQVAAAADKYIAEREGKRLKGFDIPKHSRYTDGQDGAATFAGIRQVEGQSLALLKRGEEVMVLPVDEPTARRLKRLAVGDAITVTPQGSIKTTKGRSR from the coding sequence GTGATCGCAAAGCACGTTTCCATGAAGACGGTGCAGAAGAGTGACTTCGCCGGTCTGGTGAAGTACATCACCGACGAACAGGCGAAGAACGAGCGCGTAGGCTACGTGGCTGTCACGAACTGCCACACAGACCGGCCCGAAGTGGCGATCACCGAAGTCCTCAACACCCAGGCGCAAAACACCCGGTCGGGGGCCGACAAGACGTATCACCTGATCGTCAGTTTCCGGCCAGGCGAGCAACCCGACGACGCGACCTTGAAGGCCATCGAGGCGCGGATATGCGAAGGGCTGGGGTTTGGCGAGCATCAGCGCGTCAGTGCCGTTCACCACGACACCGACAACCTGCACATTCACATCGCCATCAACAAGATTCACCCAACGCGCTACACGATCCTGGAGCCATTCAACGCTTATCACACGCTCGGGCAGCTCTGCGAAAAGCTCGAACGCGAATACGGTCTGGAGCGCGACAACCACCAGGGGAACAAGCTGGTATCGGAAGGCCGCGCCCAAGACATGGAGCGGCATGCAGGCGTTGAAAGCCTGCAGGGCTGGGTCAAGCGCGAATGCGCCGCAGACATGCAGGCCGCGCAGTCGTGGGAGGCTCTGCACCAGGTCATGCGGGACAACGGCCTGGAGCTGCGCGAGCGCGGCAATGGGTTCGTGATCCAAGCCGCTGACGGCCTTGCCGTCAAGGCCAGTTCCATCGGCCGCGAATTCTCCAAGGCCAAGCTGGAAGAAAGGCTGGGCACCTTCGAGCCATCGGCCGAGCACGTGGAGCGCGCAGCGCAGAAGCCGCGCAAACAGTACGACAAGAAGCCGGTGCGGTCCCGTGTCAACACGGTAGAGCTGCACGCGAAGTACAAGGCCGATCAACTCAACATCAGCGGATCGCGCACGGCCGAATGGGAGAAGGCGAGGGCGAAGAAAGACCGCCTCATTGAAGCCGCGAAGCGTAGCGGGCGGCTCAAGCGTTCGACCATCAAGCTGATTTCAGGGGCCGGCGTGGGCAAGAAGCTGATGTATTCGGCCACCAGCAAGACCATGAAAGCCGAGATCGAGAAGATCAACAAGCAGTACCTCAAGGAACGGCAAGAGATACATGAGAAGTACCAGCGCCGTGCGTGGGCCGATTGGCTGCGCGCCAAGGCCGCAGAGGGCGACCAGGAGGCGCTAGGGGCGCTGCGCGCCCGCGATGCTGCCCAGGGCCTCAAGGGCAACACCGTGGCCGGCACGGGGCCGCTGCGGCCCCAGGCGGCCGCTGCAGAGCAGGACAGCGTGACGAAGAAGGGCACGATCATCTATCGCGTCGGCCCTACCGCCGTCCGCGACGATGGCGACCGCCTGAAAGTCTCGCGCGGGGCCGACCAGGACGGCATGCAAGCCGCGTTGCGCATGGCAGTGGATCGCTACGGCGACCGCATCAGCGTCGGCGGCACGCCGGCATTCAAAGAGCAGATCGCCCAAGCGGCGGCGGCCTCGAAATTACCCATCACCTTTGACGACGACGCCCTGGAGCGCCGCCGTCAAGAACTACTGACCCAAACAACCACGAAGGAGAACGACCATGACCGAACCGACCGAGGACGAGCTGCTGGAGGCGGCATTAGCGGCAGTGGACCAGCCACTGCCGCAATCCCCGGAGCCGCCCGAGCCGGACAGCCACGAGCCGACGCCGCCGCAGCCGGACGAGCCAGCAAGCCCAACGTTGGCCGCGTTGGACGAAAGCCGCCGCCCCAAAGCCAAAACCGTCTGCGAAGACTGTCCCAACTCGGTGTGGTTCAGCTCGCCAGCGGAAGTGAAGTGCTATTGCCGCGTCATGTTCCTGGTGACGTGGAGCAACAAGGAGCCAAACCAGTTGACGGCCTGCGACGGGATATTTTTGGGCCAGGAAGACTAAGCCCGCAGGTTGCCGCTGCCGCCGACAAATACATAGCGGAGCGGGAAGGCAAGCGCCTTAAAGGATTCGATATACCGAAGCACTCCCGCTATACTGACGGGCAGGACGGGGCCGCGACTTTCGCCGGCATCCGCCAGGTCGAGGGGCAATCACTGGCCCTTCTGAAACGCGGCGAGGAAGTCATGGTGCTGCCAGTTGACGAGCCGACCGCACGACGCCTCAAGCGCCTTGCCGTTGGTGATGCCATCACCGTGACCCCCCAGGGTTCCATCAAAACGACGAAAGGACGTAGCAGATGA